Proteins from a single region of Urocitellus parryii isolate mUroPar1 chromosome 4, mUroPar1.hap1, whole genome shotgun sequence:
- the Atosb gene encoding atos homolog protein B isoform X1 → MRHVQAEPSPSSEPEAGPSQPPVRQGTLQGGLLMGYSPAGGAASPGVYQVSIFSPPAGASEPHRALKRPAPPTEGPRELKRGPGLGAREGLPPEEPSTVGLLAPEGLGLGLGVASQHFSHHGLCVVEQGGNATSPWTSGARRSPWLPSNASCNTLHTRDWASPDPGGQGSLGESPGPAPSGQLHTLDTDLHSLAQIGGKSPVAGVGNGGSPWPRESPGTANGHSPEHTPPGPGPPGPCPTKRRLLPAGEALDVSSEDEGPAPRRRRGTLGHPPAANCSDAKATPFWSHLLPGPKEPVLDSRDCSPVGRRLKGARRLKLSSLRSLRKGPGLLSPLSASPVPTPAVSRTLLGNFEESLLRGRFAPSGHIEGFTAEIGASGSYCPQHVTLPVTVTFFDVSEQNAPAPFLGVVDLNPLGRKGYSVPKVGTIQVTLFNPNQTVVKMFLVTFDFSDMPAAHMTFLRHRLFLVPVGEEGNASPTHRLLCYLLHLRFRSSRSGRLSLHGDIRLLFSRRSLELDTGLPYELQAVTEAPHNPRYSPFP, encoded by the exons GGGACCCTCCAGGGTGGCCTGCTCATGGGCTACAGCCCAGCAGGGGGGGCAGCATCCCCCGGGGTCTACCAGGTATCCATCTTTTCCCCTCCAGCTGGTGCCTCTGAGCCTCACAGGGCTCTGAAGCGGCCCGCCCCACCTACTGAGGGTCCCCGGGAGCTGAAgagaggccctgggctgggggccaGAGAGGGATTACCCCCTGAAGAACCATCTACTGTGGGGCTATTGGCCCCAGAGGGACTGGGTCTGGGACTGGGTGTGGCCAGCCAGCATTTCTCCCATCATGGCCTCTGTGTTGTGGAACAGGGAGGTAATGCCACCTCACCTTGGACTTCAGGGGCCCGAAGATCCCCCTGGCTCCCATCAAATGCTTCCTGCAATACTTTGCACACCAGAGACTGGGCTTCCCCAGATCCAGGGGGACAGGGGTCCCTGGGGGAGTCTCCAGGGCCAGCCCCTTCAGGCCAGCTGCACACACTTGACACTGATTTGCACAGTCTTGCACAAATAGGGGGTAAGAGCCCAGTGGCTGGGGTGGGCAACGGGGGAAGCCCCTGGCCTAGGGAGTCCCCTGGCACTGCCAATGGGCACAGTCCCGAGCACACACCCCCTGGCCCTGGACCTCCAGGCCCCTGCCCTACCAAGCGAAGGCTGCTTCCCGCTGGAGAAGCCCTGGATGTCAGCTCTGAGGATGAGGGGCCAGCCCCTCGGAGGCGCCGGGGAACCCTGGGCCACCCTCCTGCTGCCAACTGTTCTGATGCCAAAGCCACACCCTTCTGGAGCCACCTGCTGCCCGGGCCCAAGGAGCCTGTTTTG GACTCAAGAGACTGCAGTCCCGTGGGGCGGAGGCTGAAAGGTGCCCGTCGCCTGAAGCT GAGCTCCCTTCGAAGCCTCCGGAAGGGACCAGGCCTGCTGAGCCCCCTCAGTGCCTCCCCTGTTCCTACCCCTGCTGTCAGCCGTACCCTGCTGGGCAACTTTGAG GAATCATTGTTGCGAGGACGCTTTGCACCATCTGGCCACATTGAGGGCTTCACAGCAGAGATTGGAGCTAGTGGGTCCTACTGTCCCCAGCATGTCACGCTGCCTGTCACTGTCACCTTCTTTGATGTTTCTGAGCAAAATGCCCCGGCCCCCTTCCTG GGTGTCGTGGACCTGAATCCCCTGGGGAGGAAGGGTTACAGTGTGCCCAAGGTGGGCACCATTCAAGTG ACCTTATTTAACCCCAACCAGACTGTGGTGAAGATGTTCCTTGTGACCTTTGACTTCTCGGACATGCCTGCTGCCCACATGACCTTCTTGCGCCATCGCCTCTTTTTGGTGCCTGTGGGTGAGGAGGGAAATGCTAGTCCCACCCACCGCCTCCTCTGCTATTTGCTGCACCTCAG GTTCCGGAGCTCCCGCTCAGGCCGATTAAGCCTACATGGAGATATCCGCCTGCTTTTTTCCCGACGGAGCCTGGAGCTGGACACAGGGCTCCCCTATGAACTGCAGGCCGTAACTGAGGCCCCCCACAATCCACGTTATTCTCCTTTTCCCTGA
- the Atosb gene encoding atos homolog protein B isoform X2: protein MRHVQAEPSPSSEPEAGPSQPPVRQGTLQGGLLMGYSPAGGAASPGVYQVSIFSPPAGASEPHRALKRPAPPTEGPRELKRGPGLGAREGLPPEEPSTVGLLAPEGLGLGLGVASQHFSHHGLCVVEQGGNATSPWTSGARRSPWLPSNASCNTLHTRDWASPDPGGQGSLGESPGPAPSGQLHTLDTDLHSLAQIGGPCPTKRRLLPAGEALDVSSEDEGPAPRRRRGTLGHPPAANCSDAKATPFWSHLLPGPKEPVLDSRDCSPVGRRLKGARRLKLSSLRSLRKGPGLLSPLSASPVPTPAVSRTLLGNFEESLLRGRFAPSGHIEGFTAEIGASGSYCPQHVTLPVTVTFFDVSEQNAPAPFLGVVDLNPLGRKGYSVPKVGTIQVTLFNPNQTVVKMFLVTFDFSDMPAAHMTFLRHRLFLVPVGEEGNASPTHRLLCYLLHLRFRSSRSGRLSLHGDIRLLFSRRSLELDTGLPYELQAVTEAPHNPRYSPFP, encoded by the exons GGGACCCTCCAGGGTGGCCTGCTCATGGGCTACAGCCCAGCAGGGGGGGCAGCATCCCCCGGGGTCTACCAGGTATCCATCTTTTCCCCTCCAGCTGGTGCCTCTGAGCCTCACAGGGCTCTGAAGCGGCCCGCCCCACCTACTGAGGGTCCCCGGGAGCTGAAgagaggccctgggctgggggccaGAGAGGGATTACCCCCTGAAGAACCATCTACTGTGGGGCTATTGGCCCCAGAGGGACTGGGTCTGGGACTGGGTGTGGCCAGCCAGCATTTCTCCCATCATGGCCTCTGTGTTGTGGAACAGGGAGGTAATGCCACCTCACCTTGGACTTCAGGGGCCCGAAGATCCCCCTGGCTCCCATCAAATGCTTCCTGCAATACTTTGCACACCAGAGACTGGGCTTCCCCAGATCCAGGGGGACAGGGGTCCCTGGGGGAGTCTCCAGGGCCAGCCCCTTCAGGCCAGCTGCACACACTTGACACTGATTTGCACAGTCTTGCACAAATAGGGG GCCCCTGCCCTACCAAGCGAAGGCTGCTTCCCGCTGGAGAAGCCCTGGATGTCAGCTCTGAGGATGAGGGGCCAGCCCCTCGGAGGCGCCGGGGAACCCTGGGCCACCCTCCTGCTGCCAACTGTTCTGATGCCAAAGCCACACCCTTCTGGAGCCACCTGCTGCCCGGGCCCAAGGAGCCTGTTTTG GACTCAAGAGACTGCAGTCCCGTGGGGCGGAGGCTGAAAGGTGCCCGTCGCCTGAAGCT GAGCTCCCTTCGAAGCCTCCGGAAGGGACCAGGCCTGCTGAGCCCCCTCAGTGCCTCCCCTGTTCCTACCCCTGCTGTCAGCCGTACCCTGCTGGGCAACTTTGAG GAATCATTGTTGCGAGGACGCTTTGCACCATCTGGCCACATTGAGGGCTTCACAGCAGAGATTGGAGCTAGTGGGTCCTACTGTCCCCAGCATGTCACGCTGCCTGTCACTGTCACCTTCTTTGATGTTTCTGAGCAAAATGCCCCGGCCCCCTTCCTG GGTGTCGTGGACCTGAATCCCCTGGGGAGGAAGGGTTACAGTGTGCCCAAGGTGGGCACCATTCAAGTG ACCTTATTTAACCCCAACCAGACTGTGGTGAAGATGTTCCTTGTGACCTTTGACTTCTCGGACATGCCTGCTGCCCACATGACCTTCTTGCGCCATCGCCTCTTTTTGGTGCCTGTGGGTGAGGAGGGAAATGCTAGTCCCACCCACCGCCTCCTCTGCTATTTGCTGCACCTCAG GTTCCGGAGCTCCCGCTCAGGCCGATTAAGCCTACATGGAGATATCCGCCTGCTTTTTTCCCGACGGAGCCTGGAGCTGGACACAGGGCTCCCCTATGAACTGCAGGCCGTAACTGAGGCCCCCCACAATCCACGTTATTCTCCTTTTCCCTGA